TGAACCCATCACCCGGTTGAAAACCACGAATTTCCGGCAAGCTGCTTCAAACGCAAACGAGCGGACGCATCCCGGACAGGAACAGATGGAAAACATGGCGGTCCAGCCGATACCGCAATCAGCCTGTTGATGCCGACTCGTCGGATTTTTTTGACGCGGCAGCAGGAGGGTTCACCCAGTCCACATCGCGCAGCGACTCTTCTGACAGGGAATACGTGGTGCTCACCAAATCGTCCTGCAGCAGGATCATTTCAGGAAATCGGTGCGGCAGAACGGTCACGGCAAACACCTCCTGAACCTTGTCTTCAAAGCGGGCAAAGGCCACTTCCTGACCGGACCGCAGATCGACTACCGACATGCCGGAAATCCGTTTTTCCAGACGTTTGGTGATCGGGATTCCACTAAACACTGCGGACTCACGCACCTGGGAAATCCCGATAAATG
The Fuerstiella sp. genome window above contains:
- a CDS encoding TIGR03032 family protein; the protein is EIISSGLSMPHSPRWYNGKLWLLESGDGSIGTVDLQTGKYEAICHLDGFTRGIDFLGPFAFIGISQVRESAVFSGIPITKRLEKRISGMSVVDLRSGQEVAFARFEDKVQEVFAVTVLPHRFPEMILLQDDLVSTTYSLSEESLRDVDWVNPPAAASKKSDESASTG